From a region of the Oncorhynchus mykiss isolate Arlee chromosome 32, USDA_OmykA_1.1, whole genome shotgun sequence genome:
- the tekt2 gene encoding tektin-2 isoform X1: protein MYLRERGQRMHSEHESVEHCSSKPGLRYSVSDWDTSNKQISDTAEHRRHMSHMTRQEGRALRNETTSKTNWDKSDSSRRLSDRIWDISRWRETLESCIQEVEKEMDALTLGKEETERALTATAVPLEVTVECLTLREGRRGNELVSDPVEAQLKKEVEMIDGAQRVLQQRIDKAFEQLCLLQVSRQQLTHDLQNKIEAQDIDLSCLSITVTSPKTSLKPNPLRIPIGSTTPQQWEQFSQYNVARAQEEMQASLQLREDMSVTRAQLQNELDAQRIATVFAIRKRTHHLEQAHDETQWQMKSSQDEISDMERDIRSLENDLQAKMAPLKLVHTRLENRTKRPGVDLCRDEVQYGLVDEANQLEATILALKQKLAQAQYALQALQLHQAQMGEDLSRKKDALSLEQRSLETRSRLASAAFTDVSSGAVVPLTISSGRHNLELA from the exons ATGTACTTAAGAGAACGTGGTCAGAGAATGCACTCAGAGCATGAGAGTGTAGAGCACTGTAGTTCCAAGCCTGGGCTCAGGTACAGTGTGTCTGACTGGGACACCAGTAACAAGCAGATATCTGACACAGCAGAACACAGGAGACACATGTCACACATGACAAGGCAGGAAGGGAGGGCCTTACGCAATGAGACAACCAGCAAG ACTAACTGGGATAAGAGTGACAGCTCTCGCAGACTGAGTGATAGGATCTGGGATATCTCCCGCTGGAGAGAGACTTTGGAATCATGcatacaggaagtggagaaagagatggatgcCTTAACCCTG GGGAAGGAGGAGACTGAGCGGGCTCTGACAGCCACCGCTGTGCCTCTAGAGGTCACAGTGGAGTGCCTGACCCTGAGGGAGGGTCGCCGCGGCAACGAGCTGGTCAGCGACCCAGTGGAGGCCCAGCTGAAGAAGGAAGTGGAGATGATCGACGGAGCACAGCGGGTGCTCCAGCAGCGCATCGACAAGGCGTTCGAGCAGCTGTG TCTTCTTCAGGTGTCCCGGCAGCAGCTGACCCATGACCTTCAGAACAAGATTGAGGCCCAGGACATTGACCTCTCCTGCTTGTCTATCACTGTGACATCACCTAAGACCTCCCTGAAGCCCAACCCCCTGCGCATACCCATAGG TTCCACCACCCCCCAGCAGTGGGAGCAGTTCAGCCAGTACAACGTGGCCCGAGCTCAGGAGGAGATGCAGGCATCACTGCAGCTGAGGGAGGACATGAGTGTCACCAGGGCACAG TTGCAGAATGAGCTGGATGCTCAGCGAATCGCCACAGTGTTTGCCATCCGTAAACGCACTCACCACCTGGAGCAGGCTCACGATGAGACGCAGTGGCAGATGAAGAGC tcCCAGGATGAGATCTCAGATATGGAGAGGGACATCCGTAGTCTAGAGAATGATCTCCAGGCTAAGATGGCCCCACTAAAGCTGGTCCACACCCGGCtggagaacaggaccaagaggcCTGGAGTCGATCTCTGTAGGGATGAG GTTCAGTATGGGCTTGTGGATGAAGCCAATCAGCTGGAGGCCACCATTCTGGCTCTGAAACAGAAACTGGCCCAGGCTCA gtatGCCCTCCAGGCTCTCCAGCTGCACCAGGCCCAAATGGGGGAGGATCTGTCCCGTAAGAAGGACGCCCTCTCTCTAGAGCAGCGCAGCCTTGAGACACGCAGCCGCCTCGCCTCCGCTGCTTTCACTGACGTGTCCTCTGGCGCCGTGGTCCCCCTCACCATCTCCAGCGGGAGACACAACCTGGAGCTGGCCTAG
- the tekt2 gene encoding tektin-2 isoform X2, with product MYLRERGQRMHSEHESVEHCSSKPGLRYSVSDWDTSNKQISDTAEHRRHMSHMTRQEGRALRNETTSKTNWDKSDSSRRLSDRIWDISRWRETLESCIQEVEKEMDALTLGKEETERALTATAVPLEVTVECLTLREGRRGNELVSDPVEAQLKKEVEMIDGAQRVLQQRIDKAFEQLCLLQVSRQQLTHDLQNKIEAQDIDLSCLSITVTSPKTSLKPNPLRIPIGSTTPQQWEQFSQYNVARAQEEMQASLQLREDMSVTRAQNELDAQRIATVFAIRKRTHHLEQAHDETQWQMKSSQDEISDMERDIRSLENDLQAKMAPLKLVHTRLENRTKRPGVDLCRDEVQYGLVDEANQLEATILALKQKLAQAQYALQALQLHQAQMGEDLSRKKDALSLEQRSLETRSRLASAAFTDVSSGAVVPLTISSGRHNLELA from the exons ATGTACTTAAGAGAACGTGGTCAGAGAATGCACTCAGAGCATGAGAGTGTAGAGCACTGTAGTTCCAAGCCTGGGCTCAGGTACAGTGTGTCTGACTGGGACACCAGTAACAAGCAGATATCTGACACAGCAGAACACAGGAGACACATGTCACACATGACAAGGCAGGAAGGGAGGGCCTTACGCAATGAGACAACCAGCAAG ACTAACTGGGATAAGAGTGACAGCTCTCGCAGACTGAGTGATAGGATCTGGGATATCTCCCGCTGGAGAGAGACTTTGGAATCATGcatacaggaagtggagaaagagatggatgcCTTAACCCTG GGGAAGGAGGAGACTGAGCGGGCTCTGACAGCCACCGCTGTGCCTCTAGAGGTCACAGTGGAGTGCCTGACCCTGAGGGAGGGTCGCCGCGGCAACGAGCTGGTCAGCGACCCAGTGGAGGCCCAGCTGAAGAAGGAAGTGGAGATGATCGACGGAGCACAGCGGGTGCTCCAGCAGCGCATCGACAAGGCGTTCGAGCAGCTGTG TCTTCTTCAGGTGTCCCGGCAGCAGCTGACCCATGACCTTCAGAACAAGATTGAGGCCCAGGACATTGACCTCTCCTGCTTGTCTATCACTGTGACATCACCTAAGACCTCCCTGAAGCCCAACCCCCTGCGCATACCCATAGG TTCCACCACCCCCCAGCAGTGGGAGCAGTTCAGCCAGTACAACGTGGCCCGAGCTCAGGAGGAGATGCAGGCATCACTGCAGCTGAGGGAGGACATGAGTGTCACCAGGGCACAG AATGAGCTGGATGCTCAGCGAATCGCCACAGTGTTTGCCATCCGTAAACGCACTCACCACCTGGAGCAGGCTCACGATGAGACGCAGTGGCAGATGAAGAGC tcCCAGGATGAGATCTCAGATATGGAGAGGGACATCCGTAGTCTAGAGAATGATCTCCAGGCTAAGATGGCCCCACTAAAGCTGGTCCACACCCGGCtggagaacaggaccaagaggcCTGGAGTCGATCTCTGTAGGGATGAG GTTCAGTATGGGCTTGTGGATGAAGCCAATCAGCTGGAGGCCACCATTCTGGCTCTGAAACAGAAACTGGCCCAGGCTCA gtatGCCCTCCAGGCTCTCCAGCTGCACCAGGCCCAAATGGGGGAGGATCTGTCCCGTAAGAAGGACGCCCTCTCTCTAGAGCAGCGCAGCCTTGAGACACGCAGCCGCCTCGCCTCCGCTGCTTTCACTGACGTGTCCTCTGGCGCCGTGGTCCCCCTCACCATCTCCAGCGGGAGACACAACCTGGAGCTGGCCTAG